The Aggregatilinea lenta genome includes a region encoding these proteins:
- a CDS encoding enoyl-CoA hydratase-related protein, protein MDEPVVLVERPAAGVGLVRLNRPRALNALNGPLMDGLMDTLAEMDRDSAIRCMVITGSDRAFAAGADISEMAQATPAEMIEMAFIARWERLRAIRKPVIAAVSGFALGGGCELALACDLIVASESAVFGQPEINLGVIPGAGGTQRLARTVGKALTMEMVLNDRRLTAVEAERFGLVNRVVPTADYLDAAVTLASQIAARAPVAAQAAKDAVNVALETPLAVGLAYERNQFYALFSTEDQKEGMAAFLEKRAPSWQGK, encoded by the coding sequence ATGGACGAACCGGTTGTGTTGGTCGAACGCCCTGCGGCGGGAGTCGGGTTGGTCCGGCTGAACAGGCCGCGCGCCCTGAATGCCCTCAACGGCCCGCTGATGGATGGGCTGATGGACACCCTGGCGGAGATGGACCGGGATTCGGCCATCCGCTGTATGGTGATCACGGGCAGCGACCGCGCGTTTGCTGCCGGGGCGGATATCAGCGAGATGGCGCAGGCGACGCCTGCCGAAATGATCGAGATGGCCTTCATCGCGCGGTGGGAGCGCCTGCGCGCGATCCGTAAGCCCGTGATCGCGGCGGTGAGCGGCTTCGCGCTGGGCGGCGGGTGCGAGCTGGCGCTGGCCTGTGACCTGATCGTTGCGTCCGAGTCGGCGGTGTTCGGCCAGCCGGAGATCAACCTGGGCGTGATTCCCGGCGCGGGCGGCACACAGCGTTTGGCGCGCACGGTGGGCAAGGCGCTCACCATGGAGATGGTGCTCAACGACCGCCGCCTGACTGCCGTCGAAGCGGAGCGGTTCGGGTTGGTCAACCGCGTCGTGCCAACTGCTGACTACCTCGACGCGGCGGTGACGCTGGCGTCGCAGATCGCGGCGCGTGCCCCGGTCGCGGCGCAGGCGGCGAAAGATGCCGTGAACGTGGCGCTCGAAACGCCGCTAGCCGTGGGGCTGGCCTATGAGCGCAACCAGTTCTACGCGCTATTTTCCACCGAGGATCAGAAAGAAGGCATGGCCGCCTTTCTCGAAAAGCGCGCGCCGTCCTGGCAAGGGAAGTGA
- a CDS encoding ABC transporter permease subunit — MNNEIRDTPSPTTPNAQLRAGKRRRRLNEALIGYLFVLPAAIVTFLFGLWPVVMGFYESLKSGSPLTNRYVGLNNYIRSLGSLTYVILFGLSLIFIYVGYRSWRTLYTEWKIGGPRPWYYIVCGVLGGLGLVVMAFDLVTDAESIGWVSTVLVLATVVGYFAADRSQGRSLAGHGRPILIVLGLAIALGAVWIGGPALVNALDLGTIGWLLLLIPSAYVLYQLMMRLARIRTTPLITASLLMSTLMVLAVLLAIYAAMQLESDVAEAQRIAGQIFNQEVLNTDVDVAANDARIDGLVVDGEVSVEVNIDGETVEATLAPDAFPSVAVDRISQLQTALSNNQRVKVILPDGTEAEGELTGLSMGQTLDLNLLAEDPEAVSTQQIYSALDIGENVIRAEGFTQSLGNQLLAALGILVALGNILTINHTRELLDEDKHGTRRRLGLTRILMGAAIFGLFLYLLSAVQLNRQAASALNLLTDDQFKLAYQAATGETPRSNLRTDTLAAQLMYWPQVFLIGTGMLLIGAAYLAWQNMQKQETKRGFGGMLMLSVLLMVGGWLTISELPRTITLSGRDTQNTLDALVRTALYAVGTVPIQLALGLALAYLLFSEIKWGKSMFRVIYFMPYIAPSVATAAVFLVIFSSKPNALSNEVLKVFGVDPLLWLNEPSGIVRLFYDKILGGNPLHIPGALQGPSLALFTVILYNIWVFAGYNAVIFLAGLGAIPGELYEAAEVDGAGRWSRFRSITLPLLSPTTFFLTMLSIIGTFKAFTHIYVLRGQAVGQEVDTMSIYIFNQLYAANDPGYAAALAFILFGVILILTMTQNRLSQRQVFYG, encoded by the coding sequence ATGAACAACGAAATCCGTGACACCCCCTCGCCCACAACGCCCAATGCCCAGCTGCGAGCAGGCAAACGCCGCCGCAGGCTTAACGAAGCGTTGATCGGGTACCTGTTTGTTCTGCCTGCCGCTATCGTCACGTTCCTGTTCGGCCTATGGCCCGTGGTCATGGGCTTCTACGAAAGCCTCAAGTCCGGTTCCCCACTGACCAACCGCTACGTCGGCCTGAACAACTACATCCGGTCCCTGGGCAGCCTGACCTACGTGATTCTCTTCGGGCTGAGCCTGATTTTCATCTACGTCGGCTATCGCAGCTGGCGTACACTCTATACCGAATGGAAAATCGGCGGACCGCGTCCCTGGTACTACATCGTGTGCGGCGTGCTGGGAGGCCTGGGGCTGGTGGTGATGGCTTTCGACCTTGTCACCGACGCCGAGTCCATCGGTTGGGTATCGACCGTGTTGGTGTTGGCGACGGTCGTCGGCTATTTTGCCGCCGACCGATCCCAGGGACGCTCGCTAGCCGGGCACGGACGCCCGATCCTCATCGTGCTTGGGCTGGCCATCGCGCTCGGCGCGGTCTGGATTGGCGGACCCGCACTGGTCAATGCGCTCGACCTGGGCACCATTGGCTGGCTGCTGCTGCTAATTCCGAGCGCTTACGTACTCTACCAGCTTATGATGCGCCTGGCGCGCATCCGCACCACGCCGCTGATCACCGCCAGCCTGCTGATGAGCACCCTAATGGTGCTCGCGGTCCTGCTGGCGATCTACGCGGCTATGCAACTGGAGAGCGACGTCGCCGAGGCGCAGCGTATTGCCGGACAAATCTTCAACCAGGAAGTCCTGAACACGGACGTGGACGTCGCCGCTAACGATGCGCGCATCGATGGGCTGGTCGTGGATGGCGAGGTGTCCGTCGAGGTCAACATCGACGGCGAGACGGTCGAGGCCACGCTGGCCCCCGACGCTTTCCCGAGCGTGGCCGTCGATCGTATCTCCCAGTTGCAGACGGCGCTCTCCAATAACCAGCGCGTGAAGGTCATCCTGCCCGACGGCACCGAAGCCGAGGGCGAGCTAACGGGTCTGTCGATGGGCCAGACGCTTGACCTGAACCTGCTGGCGGAGGATCCGGAAGCGGTCAGCACGCAGCAAATTTACAGCGCGCTCGACATTGGCGAGAACGTCATCCGCGCGGAAGGCTTCACCCAGTCTTTGGGTAATCAGCTACTGGCCGCGTTGGGCATCCTGGTTGCGCTGGGCAATATTCTGACGATCAACCATACGCGTGAATTGCTGGACGAAGACAAGCATGGCACGCGCCGCCGTCTGGGTCTGACGCGCATCCTCATGGGTGCCGCCATTTTCGGCCTTTTCCTGTACCTGCTCAGCGCCGTACAGCTCAACCGGCAGGCGGCCAGCGCGCTCAACCTGCTCACCGACGACCAGTTCAAGCTGGCCTATCAGGCCGCAACCGGCGAAACGCCGCGCTCCAACCTGCGCACGGACACGCTCGCCGCGCAGTTGATGTACTGGCCGCAGGTCTTCCTTATCGGCACGGGCATGCTGCTCATTGGCGCAGCCTATCTGGCATGGCAGAACATGCAGAAGCAGGAAACCAAGCGCGGCTTCGGTGGGATGTTGATGCTGTCCGTGCTGCTCATGGTCGGCGGCTGGCTGACTATCAGTGAACTACCCCGCACGATCACGCTGTCCGGGCGCGATACGCAAAACACGCTCGACGCGCTGGTCCGCACGGCGCTGTACGCCGTCGGCACGGTGCCGATCCAGCTCGCACTGGGGCTGGCGCTGGCTTACCTGCTATTTTCTGAGATCAAATGGGGCAAGTCGATGTTCCGCGTGATCTATTTCATGCCCTATATCGCCCCCAGCGTGGCGACTGCCGCCGTGTTCCTGGTCATCTTCAGCAGCAAGCCGAACGCACTCTCGAATGAGGTCCTCAAGGTGTTCGGTGTCGATCCGCTGCTGTGGCTGAACGAGCCGTCGGGCATCGTACGCCTCTTCTATGACAAGATCCTGGGCGGCAACCCGCTCCACATACCGGGCGCGCTCCAGGGGCCGAGCCTCGCGCTGTTCACCGTGATCCTGTACAACATCTGGGTCTTCGCCGGGTATAATGCGGTGATCTTCCTGGCCGGACTGGGCGCCATTCCCGGTGAGCTGTATGAGGCCGCCGAGGTCGACGGCGCAGGGCGCTGGTCACGCTTCCGCAGCATCACACTACCACTGCTCTCACCGACCACGTTCTTCCTGACGATGCTGTCCATCATCGGCACGTTCAAAGCCTTCACACACATCTACGTGCTGCGGGGGCAGGCCGTAGGCCAGGAAGTGGATACCATGAGCATCTACATCTTCAACCAGCTCTACGCTGCGAACGACCCCGGCTATGCCGCCGCGCTGGCGTTCATCCTGTTCGGTGTGATCCTCATCCTCACTATGACGCAGAACCGGCTCTCGCAGAGGCAGGTATTCTATGGCTAG
- a CDS encoding GIY-YIG nuclease family protein — protein sequence MIHHQFDLPRQPGTYTLFLRLETPISLSIRTLAAPTLAPGWIAYVGSAHGPGGLHARITRHLRPDKPRHWHIDALTGAIPVRALWWTVSPERLECNWAEAIRTFPGSRVPVPRFGASDCHCPAHLFTVERDTLPDLWHRLDSPAWVDLL from the coding sequence GTGATCCATCACCAGTTTGACCTACCGCGCCAGCCGGGAACGTACACCCTGTTCCTGCGGCTGGAAACACCGATCAGCCTGTCCATTCGCACACTGGCGGCACCTACTCTCGCGCCCGGCTGGATCGCCTACGTGGGCAGCGCGCACGGTCCCGGTGGTCTGCATGCGCGGATAACCCGCCACCTGCGCCCCGACAAGCCGCGCCACTGGCACATCGATGCGCTGACAGGTGCGATACCCGTCCGCGCCCTGTGGTGGACCGTTTCCCCTGAGCGGCTCGAATGCAACTGGGCGGAGGCGATCCGCACCTTCCCCGGCAGCCGCGTGCCGGTTCCACGCTTTGGCGCGTCCGACTGTCACTGCCCCGCGCACTTGTTCACTGTCGAGCGCGACACCCTGCCGGATTTGTGGCACAGATTAGACAGTCCGGCGTGGGTTGATCTGCTCTGA
- a CDS encoding Nif3-like dinuclear metal center hexameric protein — translation MIQAELVQRLDGFFDTSLFDERDYWSGLLSAADVRIYQAFAEPEFLDGGWNGLMLNSSREIDRVYMSVFPDEKVLDTVLAMELERAAPGSLIFAHYPADLQESGGGFVGVQEAQLEALREHNISYYCCHAPLDSHPAISPVSALARALKLTDVESFGPGGHEMTGIHGKLRETSFSTLAGRVAEVTELPSLHYSQVRFNALPVEHVAVVSGSGEPADYLASVRDLGCDTYVTGSWWPRGDTEDVAVRQAALRELVPTLPMNLLGTSIYASEMVVLRDQMPAWFRNAGIDARLVRQPDPWR, via the coding sequence ATGATTCAGGCTGAACTGGTGCAGCGGCTGGACGGATTTTTCGACACGTCGTTGTTTGACGAGCGCGACTATTGGTCCGGCCTCCTGTCCGCCGCCGACGTGCGGATTTACCAGGCGTTTGCCGAGCCGGAATTCCTCGATGGCGGCTGGAATGGCCTGATGCTGAACAGCTCGCGGGAGATCGACCGGGTGTACATGAGCGTGTTCCCGGACGAAAAGGTGCTGGATACGGTGTTGGCGATGGAACTGGAACGCGCTGCGCCGGGGTCGCTAATCTTCGCGCACTATCCCGCCGATTTGCAGGAATCCGGAGGCGGTTTTGTGGGTGTGCAGGAGGCCCAACTCGAAGCCCTGCGCGAGCACAACATCAGCTATTACTGCTGCCATGCCCCGCTGGACAGCCACCCTGCGATCAGTCCCGTGTCGGCGCTGGCGCGGGCGCTCAAGCTGACCGACGTGGAGTCCTTTGGGCCGGGCGGTCACGAGATGACGGGCATACACGGGAAACTGCGCGAAACCAGTTTTTCGACCCTGGCCGGGCGCGTGGCCGAGGTCACCGAGCTGCCGTCGCTGCATTACAGCCAGGTGCGCTTCAACGCGCTGCCGGTCGAGCACGTCGCGGTTGTATCAGGCAGCGGCGAGCCAGCGGACTATCTGGCGTCAGTGCGCGATTTGGGGTGCGACACGTACGTCACCGGGTCCTGGTGGCCGCGCGGTGACACGGAGGACGTGGCGGTGCGGCAGGCCGCTTTGCGCGAGCTGGTACCCACGCTGCCGATGAACCTGTTGGGGACGTCGATTTACGCCAGCGAAATGGTAGTTCTGCGCGACCAAATGCCCGCGTGGTTCCGCAACGCGGGGATCGACGCGCGCCTCGTCCGTCAGCCCGATCCCTGGCGCTAG
- a CDS encoding SDR family NAD(P)-dependent oxidoreductase, protein MAGEFSVDLAGRVALVTGAGEGVGEAVALALARAGAAVYVNDINPARTDAVIDAIRAAGGRASGRSADISNRFQVAATIEHLRDEFGGLHILVNAAGVEKRAPLLTVDEYDWRRVLEVNLNAAFFCTQLAGRVMADEGGGVIVNVASTAGYALPRPDSAPYVTSKAALIGFTRESARDLAAKNVRVNAVCPANIAPGAEPVDPARVPQGRAGLPGEVASVVLFLCSAGASYITGQAIVVDGGEHMA, encoded by the coding sequence GTGGCCGGTGAGTTTTCGGTGGATCTGGCAGGTCGTGTAGCTCTGGTAACCGGCGCGGGTGAAGGCGTGGGGGAGGCGGTCGCGCTGGCGCTGGCACGCGCGGGCGCAGCCGTCTATGTGAACGACATCAACCCCGCGCGCACCGATGCGGTTATCGACGCGATTCGGGCGGCAGGCGGGCGCGCGTCGGGGCGTTCGGCGGATATCTCGAACCGCTTCCAGGTGGCGGCGACCATCGAGCACCTGCGCGACGAGTTTGGCGGATTGCACATTCTGGTGAACGCGGCAGGCGTTGAAAAGCGCGCCCCGCTGCTGACCGTGGACGAATACGATTGGCGGCGCGTGTTGGAAGTAAACCTGAACGCGGCGTTCTTTTGTACGCAGTTGGCCGGGCGCGTCATGGCGGACGAGGGCGGCGGGGTGATCGTCAACGTGGCGAGTACGGCGGGGTATGCCCTCCCGCGTCCCGACAGCGCGCCGTATGTTACCAGCAAGGCGGCGCTGATCGGCTTTACGCGTGAATCGGCCCGCGATCTGGCTGCGAAGAACGTCCGCGTCAACGCAGTGTGTCCGGCCAATATCGCCCCCGGCGCGGAACCGGTCGATCCGGCGCGTGTGCCCCAGGGTCGTGCCGGGCTGCCGGGGGAGGTAGCGAGCGTGGTGCTGTTTTTGTGCTCGGCGGGGGCGTCGTACATTACGGGGCAGGCGATCGTGGTGGATGGCGGCGAGCATATGGCATAG
- a CDS encoding carbohydrate ABC transporter permease — protein sequence MASTTQSKQAVQERQPNALATTVPVRRKVRLNPFRIVVYTLLTLGAVIFIWPFLWMVSTSLQSTGDIVRGRFLPSEEFISFHETTQAQLTMTMGEYLEADALPSYLEEIRSQIESSQRQQSMTLHEYLRTQKIGFAELYIHIDLPLLNEVWTADQRYVVVGGAAHYIEAWDESNFSRYFTNSIKIAALTIIGQTFTSILAAYAFAKIEFPGRGLLFSLFLATIFIPTMVVLIPNRITVSNMHTFFTQDFPAKQDDWGITSARETIAEPLHDVVDALGLENTLGLGDALTVEGPISWPWMDNWPALVVPFLASTFSIFLLRQFFLQIPEELWDAARIDGAGHFRFLLQIVVPISRAAIITTILFTFIGTWNALEWPLLVTFTDNWRPISYGLYAFTTESGANLNLLMAASVITLVPVLVLYLFAQRQFTEGIATTGLKG from the coding sequence ATGGCTAGCACAACCCAGTCCAAACAGGCCGTTCAGGAACGCCAGCCGAATGCCCTGGCGACGACCGTCCCGGTGCGCCGGAAAGTACGCCTGAATCCCTTCCGCATCGTGGTCTATACTCTTCTGACCCTCGGCGCGGTCATCTTCATTTGGCCGTTCCTGTGGATGGTCAGCACGTCGCTGCAAAGCACCGGCGACATCGTACGCGGGCGCTTCTTGCCCAGCGAAGAGTTCATCTCGTTCCACGAGACGACGCAAGCCCAGTTGACTATGACGATGGGCGAATACCTCGAAGCGGATGCACTGCCCTCCTACCTGGAGGAGATCCGCTCGCAGATCGAGTCCAGCCAGCGCCAGCAGAGCATGACCCTGCACGAATACTTGCGCACGCAGAAGATCGGCTTTGCCGAGCTGTATATCCACATCGATCTGCCCCTGCTGAACGAGGTCTGGACGGCTGACCAGCGCTACGTCGTGGTCGGCGGCGCGGCGCACTATATCGAGGCCTGGGACGAATCGAACTTCTCGCGCTACTTCACCAACAGCATCAAGATCGCCGCGCTGACCATCATCGGGCAGACCTTCACCTCGATCCTGGCTGCATATGCCTTCGCCAAAATCGAGTTTCCGGGGCGCGGGCTGTTGTTCAGCCTGTTCTTGGCGACGATCTTCATCCCGACGATGGTGGTGCTCATCCCCAACCGCATCACGGTCAGCAACATGCACACTTTCTTCACCCAGGACTTCCCGGCCAAACAAGACGACTGGGGCATCACCAGCGCCCGCGAAACGATCGCAGAGCCGCTGCATGATGTGGTTGATGCGCTGGGGCTGGAAAACACGTTGGGACTGGGCGACGCGCTGACGGTCGAGGGACCGATCTCGTGGCCGTGGATGGACAACTGGCCCGCGCTGGTCGTGCCGTTCCTGGCCAGCACCTTCAGTATCTTCCTGCTACGCCAGTTCTTCCTGCAAATCCCTGAAGAGTTGTGGGATGCGGCGCGCATCGACGGCGCGGGACACTTCCGCTTCCTGCTTCAGATCGTCGTGCCGATTTCGCGTGCAGCGATCATCACGACGATACTGTTCACTTTCATCGGCACATGGAATGCACTGGAGTGGCCGCTGCTGGTGACGTTCACTGACAACTGGCGGCCCATTTCCTACGGGCTGTACGCCTTCACTACGGAATCCGGCGCGAACCTGAATCTGCTGATGGCCGCGTCGGTCATCACGCTGGTCCCCGTGCTGGTGCTCTACCTGTTCGCGCAGCGGCAGTTTACCGAGGGCATCGCCACGACTGGGTTGAAGGGGTAA
- a CDS encoding class I fructose-bisphosphate aldolase, giving the protein MATRAVNTIEELLGSDAEYLLGHTCNTISKDLVHVPSPTFVDDIFGPSDRSVPVLRSLQQLFDHGRLAGTGYMSILPVDQGIEHTAGASFAPNPIYFDAENIVKLAIEGGCNAVASTLGVLGIVARKYAHKIPFVLKFNHNELLTYPNKYDQVFFANIKQAYDMGAVAVGATIYFGSPESSRQITEVSEAFKAAHDLGMATILWCYTRSEFFKKDGVDYHAATDLSSQAIHLGATIGADIVKQKLPETNKGGFKDLKFGKYNEKMYTELSSEHPIDQTRFQVANAYMGRVGLINSGGPSGKDDLAQAVRTAVINKRAGGMGLISGRKAFQRPMSEGVEILNAIQDVYLSPDVTIA; this is encoded by the coding sequence ATGGCAACACGCGCAGTCAATACGATCGAGGAGCTGCTCGGCTCGGATGCTGAGTACCTGCTCGGGCACACCTGCAATACCATTTCGAAGGACTTGGTCCACGTTCCCAGCCCGACCTTCGTCGACGACATCTTTGGCCCGTCCGACCGTTCGGTGCCGGTGCTGCGCAGCCTCCAGCAGTTGTTCGATCATGGTCGCCTGGCGGGGACCGGCTACATGTCGATCCTGCCCGTGGACCAGGGTATCGAGCACACGGCGGGCGCGTCGTTCGCCCCGAACCCCATCTACTTCGACGCCGAAAATATCGTTAAGCTGGCGATCGAAGGCGGTTGCAACGCCGTTGCATCGACGCTGGGTGTGCTGGGCATTGTCGCACGCAAGTACGCGCACAAGATCCCGTTCGTGCTCAAGTTCAACCACAACGAACTGCTGACCTACCCGAACAAGTACGATCAGGTCTTCTTCGCCAACATCAAGCAGGCCTATGATATGGGCGCGGTGGCCGTGGGCGCGACGATCTACTTCGGCTCGCCGGAATCCAGCCGCCAGATTACGGAAGTCAGCGAGGCCTTCAAGGCCGCGCACGACCTGGGCATGGCGACCATCCTGTGGTGCTACACCCGCAGCGAGTTCTTCAAGAAAGACGGCGTGGACTACCATGCCGCGACCGACCTCAGCAGCCAGGCGATTCACCTGGGCGCGACGATTGGGGCCGACATTGTGAAGCAGAAACTGCCCGAAACCAATAAGGGCGGCTTCAAGGACCTGAAGTTCGGCAAGTACAACGAGAAGATGTACACCGAACTTAGCTCCGAGCATCCCATCGACCAGACTCGCTTCCAGGTCGCCAACGCCTATATGGGCCGCGTTGGCCTGATCAACAGCGGTGGGCCTTCGGGCAAGGACGACCTTGCGCAGGCGGTCCGCACGGCGGTCATCAACAAGCGCGCGGGCGGCATGGGCCTGATCAGCGGTCGTAAGGCGTTCCAGCGCCCGATGAGCGAAGGCGTCGAGATCCTGAACGCGATCCAGGATGTATACCTCAGCCCGGACGTGACCATCGCCTAA
- the asd gene encoding aspartate-semialdehyde dehydrogenase — MAVRQKQIDVAVLGATGAVGQRFIQLLEGHPWFRVTELIASERSAGQRYGQATRWVLPGNPPPHIADCEVLPLDADVQSPIVFSALPSDIAKTIEWRLAEQGHMICSNASAYRMHEDVPILLPEANAEHAALIGVQRRKYDWSTGGVATNSNCTTAPVVMAFAPLRPFGIEAAQVVSMQAISGAGYPGVSALDITENVVPYIGGEEGKVETEPRKMLGALDGEQIHWLDCVMSATCTRVPVIDGHLVSVSVRFAEDVTEAQILEAWQSFRGPDPVPGLPTAPEQPVVVRSEPDRPQPRRDRDTGGGMATVVGRLRPDPVIGGWKFLAIAHNTVRGAAGCSILNAELLVETGYLG, encoded by the coding sequence ATGGCAGTCAGGCAGAAACAGATCGACGTAGCCGTGCTGGGCGCGACCGGTGCGGTCGGCCAGCGCTTTATCCAACTGCTTGAAGGGCATCCCTGGTTCCGCGTGACTGAGCTGATTGCAAGCGAGCGCAGCGCGGGCCAGCGGTATGGCCAGGCGACTCGCTGGGTGCTGCCCGGCAATCCGCCCCCGCATATTGCGGACTGCGAGGTGCTGCCGCTGGACGCGGACGTCCAGTCCCCCATCGTGTTTTCGGCGCTGCCGAGTGACATCGCCAAAACCATCGAGTGGCGGCTGGCGGAGCAGGGACACATGATTTGCTCCAACGCCAGCGCCTACCGGATGCATGAAGACGTGCCGATCCTGCTTCCTGAAGCCAATGCCGAGCACGCCGCGCTGATCGGCGTGCAGCGCCGGAAATACGACTGGAGCACGGGCGGTGTGGCGACCAATTCGAACTGCACGACTGCCCCGGTGGTGATGGCTTTCGCACCGCTGCGTCCGTTCGGGATCGAAGCCGCGCAGGTCGTCAGTATGCAGGCGATCAGCGGCGCGGGTTACCCAGGCGTCTCCGCGCTGGATATTACCGAGAATGTCGTCCCATACATCGGCGGCGAAGAGGGCAAGGTCGAGACGGAGCCGCGCAAGATGCTCGGTGCGCTGGACGGCGAGCAGATCCACTGGCTGGACTGTGTGATGAGCGCAACCTGCACGCGCGTTCCGGTTATTGACGGGCATCTGGTGTCGGTGTCGGTGCGCTTCGCTGAGGATGTGACCGAGGCCCAGATTTTGGAGGCGTGGCAGTCGTTCCGTGGACCCGATCCGGTTCCCGGCCTGCCGACCGCGCCGGAACAGCCGGTTGTGGTGCGCTCCGAGCCGGATCGTCCCCAGCCGCGCCGGGACCGCGACACGGGCGGCGGTATGGCGACCGTGGTGGGCCGCCTGCGTCCCGATCCGGTGATCGGCGGCTGGAAGTTCCTCGCCATCGCCCACAACACCGTTCGCGGCGCGGCGGGCTGCTCGATTTTGAACGCCGAACTGCTGGTGGAGACCGGGTATTTGGGATAA